A stretch of the Snodgrassella alvi genome encodes the following:
- a CDS encoding ScpA family protein: protein MNTVNPAEHTVAILFGQAVTEIPQDLFIPPDALQVVLQSFEGPLDLLLYLIRKQNIDVLDIPMLTITEQYLSYIQQMEQHELDLTAEYLLMAAVLIEIKTRLLLPAPPAAEEEITDPRAELVRRLLAYEQMKLAAAGLDALPRAGRDFGWAWLPVELIAVTQPPQVQVADLTRAWLAILARSQHNRSHNVIKETLSVRAQMSKVLRHLQTRQQCYFTELFCRNDSLALVVTTFIALLELAKEGLVYITQQQTDDPISIRAVSNESTDN from the coding sequence ATGAATACCGTTAACCCAGCAGAACACACTGTTGCCATTTTATTCGGACAAGCTGTCACTGAAATTCCTCAGGATTTGTTTATCCCACCCGATGCATTGCAAGTAGTTTTGCAAAGCTTCGAGGGACCGCTGGATTTATTGTTATATTTGATCCGAAAACAAAATATCGACGTTCTCGATATTCCAATGCTCACCATAACCGAACAGTATCTCTCATACATTCAGCAGATGGAGCAGCATGAGCTGGATTTAACGGCTGAATATCTGCTAATGGCAGCGGTACTGATTGAAATCAAAACTCGCCTGCTCCTTCCTGCTCCACCGGCCGCGGAAGAAGAAATTACTGACCCGCGCGCAGAACTGGTTCGCCGCCTGCTTGCCTATGAACAGATGAAACTGGCCGCAGCCGGACTCGATGCCTTACCTCGTGCTGGACGAGATTTCGGCTGGGCATGGCTACCAGTAGAACTCATTGCCGTCACTCAGCCACCTCAGGTACAGGTGGCTGATTTAACCCGCGCATGGTTAGCGATTCTGGCGCGTTCACAGCACAATCGCAGCCATAATGTAATTAAAGAAACCCTGTCAGTACGTGCCCAGATGAGCAAGGTTTTGCGACACCTGCAAACTCGGCAGCAATGTTATTTCACCGAACTTTTCTGCCGTAATGATAGTTTGGCTTTGGTCGTTACCACATTCATTGCACTGCTGGAGCTCGCAAAAGAAGGTTTGGTGTACATTACTCAGCAACAAACAGATGATCCGATATCAATTAGAGCTGTCAGTAATGAATCTACTGACAATTAA